A stretch of DNA from Cryptomeria japonica chromosome 4, Sugi_1.0, whole genome shotgun sequence:
ttccctgctttgagtgtggatgtaggcatatttgccgaaccacgataaatcgtgtgttgtctcttcttattacttttctgtttctgttattgttttctctgctctttctaatctttacatgaattaactatgaacaaacacagatataaaataaaattaacttcAATTAAAAACCACTCCAGATAGGGAACTCTAAAGGAAATCTTAAGAAAAACTGATCTCATATGTAGTTAATCATAAAAAAGTTAAATAAAGATAATTAGAACTGTTTTACCAACTTCAATAATTGATGAGCCAGACACGTGACagtaaatataaaaatattatagaaCTGTTTTACCAACTTCAATAATCGATTAGTTAACAGCGCATCTCTCCAGCTATTGAACATAACAATCAATAATAGAGGGCCCCCCTCACATATGAAAATTTTCTGTTATATAACAACACATCTCTTTAGCTTTTGAACTTACAAATTCACCTTCACATCAGAAAAGAGTGATCATGGCTTCTGATCTTCCAGTCATTGATCTTTCTCTCCTTCCCTCCACTTTTGGAGAGGAACAAAACCTTTCTCATCTGGAAGGAAATAATGAGTTGAAAAAACTGAGAGAGGCTTGTCAAGAGCTGGGTTTCTTCCATGTAGTAAACCATGGAGTGGACAGAGCTCTTATTCAGAAGATGGATTGTGCATCCAGAGATATGTTCTCCCTGCCAGAAGAGGTGAAAAAAAGAGCGATTTTCCCATTCCTACTGCAGGTTATTCCACACCCATTGAAGGAGGTGGTGGAAAAGATTCAATGCCTGAGAGCATGCATTTCCCTGGTCACACTGTTCTACCCAATTCAGTTGATCAGATCCGCACAAAGCTATGGCCTCGTGGAAATCATCAATTCCGGTATGTGCATTCTTATTCACTATATTTCAGTGCTAGCTACCTTGTGCACAAAGAACTTGCAATTAAATAAGCTTTTTACCAAAATATTATTGTTGTAATGTCTTACATTTTAGTGGGTCATAATTGATAATTGTTATTATAATATGCAGAGAGATAACTCATACATATAACTCTAATATGATGAGTCTTGCTCAGAGGATCATACAACTCATCATGCTGAGTTTGGGGTTGGCTGTGTCGAAGTACTATAAATCAGATCTTTTTACAAGTTTTATAGAAGGATATGTTCGATAGTAGAAGGATGAGGAAGAGCCTCAAAATGCTTATAAGACTTCTATAAGTCATACAGATATAGGCATTCTTACAATTTTATACCAAGATGATGTTGGGGGTCTTCAAATCCGAACAAAAGAAGGGTGTTGGATTGATGTTAAACCTTCGAAGAGATCATTTGTTGTTAACCTTGGTGATTGCTTACAGgtaggaatttttttttgaaaaaatccattTTAGTTctaatatgtttttatttatttaaattcatgtGTACCTTCTATATGAGTAAGTCACTTCTTTCTGAATGTCTCTAGAGAATTTTCTAATCATATTAAAAATTGTACTTTTTATGTAATGGATTAGCTTATATGAGTATTTTATAATGTTCGAAGTATTAAggttttaattataataatatttatttttaagaatatatattattttcttttatttgtcTGATTTATAAAtcttttcaattattttttgtATGTGATAGATGTGGAGTAATTGTAGATACCGTAGTGCTGAACATCGTGTGGTGTATGGAGGATTGAAACAAAAGAAGAATCGACTGTCCATAGCCTTCTTTTTTACCTTTGAAGACAAGGTAGAAATTAAGGCTCCTGAAGAACTTATacatgaagaacatccaaaaatGTATAATGCTGCAAAGTTTGGTGATATCATTGCACAATATATCCAATTAGGCCCAACATTGGGTGCATCTAATTACTTCTTAATATAAGATTGTAATATGTTTTAGGTCTTATAGTTTGTCAGGTATTTCTAGCTTGCAATGTACATTAGTTTCAAACATTAATGCATTACAATAAATAGACAaagagttttttgttttttttcacccTTAATAGTGGTTATGTTAGAGCACATAATGCAACATTGAAGGGATTTCTCCTatgtgtttttgattaagtaaaagcaagttttaaagggaccagaaaccctatacaagacaggttttagaaggacctgcaacccgaaccgaaagataaacttgaaagaccactaaaaaaaaatagaacacaaaagagatttggcccagccaatcaaaagaaggggaacaacattAACCCCCACCAAAAACCAACAAGCTGTAAAAAACCAACAGCTCTACCCCAACCAGGAaagatcaagaatttgacctacccttatgggattgaagggtcatatcaaaagaggactgggacaatttagattttttacttttaacagtaatccatccctcctcaaccctagtagcagccttttgccaagaggatgggtccagaatagaggacctcccatcatcaggaGGAACAGAGCCAGCATCTAGAGAGGCAGAGACAGCAGAAGATCCAACAACAATCTGAGATGTGGGAGGGTCATCCATCAAAGAAGAAGATCCATCATTTTTCAAACGATCACTCGGGATGCCACCGCAGGCATTCACACATTCTCGAGGCAAGGCAACACCAGAAACAAGAGGCGTACCCTCAGTCTGAGGAACTTGtgccaccacctgggagaagcttttctttttaacaaaatagtgttcagaggatgcacctttccaccaagaagcagatctttttttatttttatctgtTTCACACCCTGCAACAACATGTCTagtctggaagcactttcgacatctaaaggggataccttcaaagtcgagtggttggacccaagatcccaaggaagattcaatctctaacttAGCTAgaagccctttagagacatcaatgttaaccaaaatacaagcataagtagaatgataaatttggtaagattccttatcaatcattaggaattcacctaaagcctcccccacttcctctagcagagaatccgtccaaagatgaaggggaaggttggggagcctaacccaaataagaatctcattaaatgaatcaatAGATGGATTAAAGATTgagaaccagggtttaaccatcaaaacatatttgtcctcccagctgaaaggattaatCCCTAAGATTTTCGATCTGTCTTCTGCaaattcaaatttagcaatgaaaaaacccttggccgagggaaaaatgttaactgaaccttttatGATCGATTCCTAGCTTTGGGAGATCCAAGTGTGCAgttgaggaaggcttggccaaaaaccCCAAAACCTACAGATCAGACCATGAGCTTCAAACACAGGGGAAGTGTGGATGATCTCCATGTCAGTATCAGCAGACAACTTGAAAACCAAAGGTTTGCAAACAGAAACCGCCACAGGCCCTAAGCCATGGATACCCCGATCAACAGCAAAGGGTGCTGGAAGCACTGCATCACCATCCGAAACCTCCGCAGAGCTCCCATGCACAGCACCAGGACTAGCCGCACCAGGGGAAACGGGGGACTGGACAACATCACCAGCTGACATCCTTAGGGCACCGACAGTGACAACAATAGTTGCAAACGGCCTTAGGGCGGACGACATTGCGGCAACACCAGTAAAAAAGATTTACAATGTTATACATCAGATTTCTCCTATGTGTTATTTTGAGTTATATTCTAATATTATATAAGAGCTTTATTTTGCATGTTGTTCAAAGTACTCACATGGTGTGCAAAATTATATA
This window harbors:
- the LOC131049054 gene encoding probable 2-oxoglutarate-dependent dioxygenase AOP1, with the protein product MDVDDSANVDNEQLEGERTRTRDNNLMELFDDENNAIVLFLVRSEFYVWILESSNCESVDILLRGSLGDGDEEMYFKLGQSGVSVFGIMSEFVPDSVFNYALIWKRLIRSRYVLPARRGEKKSDFPIPTAGYSTPIEGGGGKDSMPESMHFPGHTVLPNSVDQIRTKLWPRGNHQFREITHTYNSNMMSLAQRIIQLIMLSLGLAVSKYYKSDLFTNIGILTILYQDDVGGLQIRTKEGCWIDVKPSKRSFVVNLGDCLQMWSNCRYRSAEHRVVYGGLKQKKNRLSIAFFFTFEDKVEIKAPEELIHEEHPKMYNAAKFGDIIAQYIQLGPTLGASNYFLI